A genomic segment from Saimiri boliviensis isolate mSaiBol1 chromosome 14, mSaiBol1.pri, whole genome shotgun sequence encodes:
- the FAM177B gene encoding protein FAM177B: MEIDGFQQLDLEKSVPSNKTTPRRIIHFVDGDIMEEYSTEEEEEEEKEEQEEQSINSTLDPSKLSWGPYLRFWAGRLASTSFSTCEFLGGRFAVFFGLTQPKYQYVLNEYYRIQSKKSDNKSEGNGSKALAAEVPNEKCHLEAGDREYGTIQQDTAEAIPQ, from the exons ATGGAGATAGACGGTTTTCAGCAGTTAGACCTAGAGAAGAGTGTACCTTCCAACAAGACTACTCCTAGAAGGATTATCCATTTTGTTGACGGAGACATCATGGAAGAATATAgcacagaggaagaggaggaagaggaaaaagaggaacAAGAGGAACAGAGCATAAATTCAACACTTGACCCT TCTAAACTTTCCTGGGGGCCCTACCTACGATTTTGGGCAGGACGCCTAGCAAGCACCTCATTTTCTA CATGTGAATTCCTTGGTGGAAGGTTTGCTGTCTTCTTCGGTCTTACTCAACCCAAATATCAGTATGTGCTAAATGAGTACTACAGGATACAAAGCAAG AAAAGTGACAACAAAAGTGAAGGGAATGGATCAAAGGCCCTGGCAGCTGAGGTTCCTAATGAAAAGTGTCATTTGGAGGCTGGGGACCGAGAGTATGGGACCATACAACAGGATACAGCAGAAGCCATTCCTCAGTGA